A single region of the Brachypodium distachyon strain Bd21 chromosome 3, Brachypodium_distachyon_v3.0, whole genome shotgun sequence genome encodes:
- the LOC100841354 gene encoding phosphoribosylglycinamide formyltransferase, chloroplastic produces MNPPMEAAAAPAVASSGYELRCSLNPAPKQERRSARVGFSTKRPPCAVNCRGLLLRPSSRVYVAASASKSAVMDNGPGDSRVRRKRLAVFVSGGGSNFRSIHEAALGGRVNGVVVALVTDKPGCGGAEHARCNGIPVILFPKSKSSPEGVSLTELLNALRNLKVDLILLAGYMKLIPVELVQAYPRSILNIHPSLLPAFGGKGYYGLKVHKAVIASGARYSGPTVHFVDEQYDTGKTLAQRAVPVLANDTPEKLAARVLHEEHQVYVDAVAAFCENRIVWREDGVPIIRSRRNPDEYT; encoded by the exons ATGAATCCCCCAATGGAGGCGGCTGCCGCtcccgccgtcgcctcctccggcTACGAACTGCGTTGCTCGCTCAACCCCGCGCCGAAGCAGGAGAGGCGGAGCGCGCGGGTGGGCTTCTCGACCAAGCGGCCGCCCTGTGCCGTGAACTGCAGGGGGTTGCTGCTCCGTCCGAGCTCTCGCGTTTACGTCGCGGCATCGGCATCGAAATCGGCGGTGATGGATAACGGCCCTGGGGATTCCCGTGTCAGGAGGAAGAGGCTCGCAGTGTTTGTGTCTGGCGGGGGCTCGAACTTCCGGTCGATCCACGAGGCCGCTCTGGGTGGACGGGTGAATGGCGTTGTGGTTGCGCTCGTCACTGATAAGCCAG GCTGTGGCGGTGCAGAGCATGCGAGGTGCAATGGCATACCGGTGATCCTTTTTCCGAAGTCGAAATCATCACCTGAGGGGGTGTCACTTACTGAACTCTTGAATGCTCTTAG GAATCTCAAGGTAGACCTCATTCTACTTGCTGGTTACATGAAGCTTATACCTGTTGAGCTAGTTCAGGCATATCCAAGATCGATACTGAATATCCATCCTTCACTCCTCCCGGCCTTTGGAGGCAAGGGTTACTACGGTTTGAAGGTGCATAAAGCGGTCATTGCATCTGGAGCCAG GTACTCAGGGCCAACTGTGCACTTTGTCGATGAGCAGTACGACACAGGAAAAACTTTAGCTCAGCGGGCTGTGCCTGTTTTAGCCAATGATACTCCGGAGAAATTGGCAGCAAGGGTTCTTCATGAG GAACACCAAGTTTATGTTGATGCAGTTGCTGCCTTCTGCGAGAATCGAATCGTGTGGCGGGAAGACGGTGTCCCAATCATCAGAAGCCGGAGAAACCCCGATGAGTATACCTAA